The following coding sequences lie in one Candidatus Eremiobacterota bacterium genomic window:
- a CDS encoding deoxyribodipyrimidine photo-lyase codes for MGGGRNAGRGIVWLRRDLRLQDNHAIWAAATQKSELALAFVLDPVLLQGPRVGAPLVQAFFSGLQSLREDLRRRNSDLALLQGDAADELTGLARRIDADTIYYNLDYEPEAILRDQRVERELHRAGLRTQAFCDHVYFAADEVLRDDGSPYRVFTPYKRRWLDRRAIDRRQPFPSAEQLEGRLVDPQTIGVTRDAPQPEDWKHRSSAAYPSAGEALALRLLDRFLKERIGRYREQRDIPSVNGTSQLSPQLRAGTIGIRTCVERASSLIARGDSTADLSVMAWISELIWRDFYQMVLATWPHVTTGPFVAAAEAIAWRSSQTDFEAWCEGRTGIPIVDAGMRQLNATGWMHNRLRMIVASFLSKHLLTDWRWGERYFERHLADADVAQNNGGWQWSASTGTDAAPFFRIFNPVVQSRRFDPDGEFIRAWIPELAKVPSEYVHAPWQMPPLIAQAANCRIGVEYPAPVVSPEAGRERALAAFAPLMKRRDKA; via the coding sequence TTGGGCGGCGGCCGTAACGCCGGCCGCGGCATCGTCTGGTTGCGCAGGGATCTGCGCCTTCAAGACAATCATGCCATTTGGGCTGCCGCTACGCAAAAGTCCGAACTGGCACTGGCGTTCGTTTTGGATCCCGTGCTTCTGCAGGGTCCACGCGTCGGCGCGCCGCTCGTCCAGGCGTTTTTTAGCGGTTTGCAGTCCCTGCGAGAGGATCTGCGTCGGCGCAACAGCGATTTGGCGCTGCTGCAGGGCGATGCTGCGGACGAGTTGACCGGACTCGCGCGCCGCATCGATGCCGATACAATATATTACAATCTCGATTACGAACCCGAAGCCATCTTGCGCGATCAGAGGGTCGAGCGTGAGCTGCACCGCGCCGGCTTGCGAACGCAAGCATTTTGCGACCACGTGTATTTCGCAGCCGACGAGGTCTTGCGAGACGACGGTTCGCCGTATCGCGTTTTTACGCCGTACAAACGCCGATGGCTCGACCGCCGAGCAATCGACCGCCGCCAACCGTTCCCCTCAGCGGAACAGCTTGAGGGTCGTCTTGTCGATCCCCAGACGATCGGGGTGACGCGCGACGCGCCACAACCGGAGGACTGGAAGCATCGCTCGTCGGCAGCATATCCCAGCGCCGGCGAAGCACTTGCCCTGAGGTTGCTCGACCGCTTTTTGAAGGAGCGAATCGGCCGATATCGCGAGCAGCGTGACATACCGTCGGTAAACGGCACCTCACAACTTTCACCGCAGCTCCGAGCCGGAACCATCGGCATTCGCACCTGCGTGGAGCGCGCTTCGAGTTTGATCGCCCGTGGTGATTCAACCGCGGATTTGAGCGTTATGGCGTGGATTTCCGAATTAATTTGGCGAGATTTCTATCAGATGGTTTTGGCAACATGGCCGCATGTGACAACCGGCCCCTTTGTCGCCGCAGCCGAGGCGATTGCATGGCGCTCGTCTCAGACCGATTTTGAGGCGTGGTGCGAGGGCCGCACGGGCATACCTATCGTCGACGCGGGAATGCGTCAGCTCAATGCTACAGGTTGGATGCACAATCGCTTGCGCATGATCGTGGCCTCTTTCTTGAGCAAACACTTATTAACCGACTGGCGTTGGGGCGAGCGCTATTTTGAGCGTCACTTAGCCGATGCCGACGTCGCGCAAAACAACGGCGGTTGGCAATGGTCGGCCTCGACCGGAACCGATGCCGCGCCCTTCTTTCGGATATTCAATCCCGTCGTGCAGAGCCGGCGGTTCGATCCGGATGGGGAGTTCATTCGCGCATGGATTCCGGAACTGGCGAAGGTCCCTTCGGAGTACGTCCACGCACCGTGGCAGATGCCGCCGTTGATCGCACAAGCAGCGAATTGCCGCATCGGAGTGGAGTATCCGGCTCCCGTCGTCAGTCCCGAAGCCGGGCGCGAACGCGCGCTCGCCGCATTTGCGCCGCTTATGAAGCGCCGCGACAAAGCTTGA
- a CDS encoding S8/S53 family peptidase yields MKKSLLYAALATGVLTASCSGNSSLVPGASTPLGNGASTAANSSQRVPNGWAATATQSVPIKNFPTAAVTHAAPLHIVVGLYMHDRQGAAQLVREQYTPGHASFHKWLTPEQFTERFSPSQSEAAGVADYLRGQGFSDVTIEPNRLIVSGMAPISRVEAAFHTSITGTTSNGKLVYGNVKPALVPAKFHGLVAAVLGLTNAWQMHVHFVKTTHPIRPMTAGTPPPCLEVVNGICIGGEYGPPQYQVAYDATCGSCSTGSGTSIAVMAEGNVKQVVSDLRTAEAFWGLPAVPYSTVKVGVSSVDTSGLDEWDLDTQISSGIAQTVKHLYVYDTTSLSDSDIALEYSHWVKDHKTQAGNSSFGEAEGLAFADGAMLLDDEEFNQAAAQGMTMFASTGDSGSGCPVLLNTGGPVGGTPQVCYPASSPYVVAVGGTTLDTTASGQEPGPYYGEHVWVGTGGGYSAFESAGYWQENGICAACTADDIRGAADISMCADNNGCPMYVFVSGTPEGVGGTSLSSPMSMGIWSRLETNFKNKLGFAAPVYYGVYGYYEPCPLGSKACIPAGEPGDDTTALPPDTTAPIGGFHDILYGSNGIPSSAAPGWDEPTGLGSVDYYVMQQDISNSIFSGS; encoded by the coding sequence ATGAAGAAATCTCTGCTTTACGCCGCCCTCGCCACGGGGGTTCTGACGGCGTCATGCAGCGGGAACTCGTCCCTGGTCCCCGGCGCGTCGACGCCCCTGGGAAATGGAGCTTCCACTGCAGCTAACTCATCGCAACGGGTTCCGAACGGTTGGGCCGCTACGGCTACTCAGAGCGTTCCGATCAAGAATTTTCCGACGGCGGCCGTAACGCATGCGGCGCCCCTTCACATCGTCGTCGGCCTCTACATGCATGATCGGCAAGGCGCTGCGCAGCTGGTGCGCGAGCAATATACGCCGGGCCACGCTTCCTTTCACAAGTGGTTGACGCCGGAGCAGTTCACTGAACGCTTCAGCCCGTCGCAAAGCGAGGCCGCCGGTGTCGCCGATTACCTAAGAGGGCAAGGCTTTAGCGACGTCACGATCGAGCCGAATCGTTTGATCGTGAGCGGTATGGCACCGATTTCGCGCGTCGAGGCGGCGTTTCACACGTCGATCACCGGAACGACATCGAACGGAAAGCTCGTCTACGGCAACGTGAAGCCTGCGCTTGTGCCCGCCAAGTTCCACGGACTGGTTGCTGCGGTGCTCGGACTGACGAATGCCTGGCAAATGCACGTGCATTTCGTGAAGACGACGCATCCAATTCGACCGATGACGGCCGGAACGCCTCCGCCGTGTCTCGAGGTAGTTAACGGAATTTGCATCGGTGGTGAATACGGTCCGCCGCAGTATCAGGTCGCGTACGACGCCACGTGCGGTTCGTGCAGCACCGGATCCGGAACGTCAATTGCGGTGATGGCCGAAGGCAACGTGAAACAGGTCGTTTCGGACTTGCGGACCGCCGAAGCGTTCTGGGGACTTCCCGCCGTTCCATATTCGACGGTCAAGGTCGGTGTATCAAGCGTCGATACGTCCGGGTTGGACGAATGGGATCTCGATACGCAGATCTCGAGCGGCATCGCGCAAACGGTGAAACATCTCTACGTGTACGACACGACGTCGCTCAGCGATTCAGATATCGCGCTCGAATACAGTCATTGGGTTAAGGACCACAAGACCCAGGCCGGAAACTCATCGTTCGGCGAGGCCGAGGGTCTCGCGTTTGCCGATGGGGCGATGCTCCTCGACGATGAGGAGTTCAATCAAGCCGCCGCTCAAGGCATGACGATGTTCGCTTCTACCGGCGATAGCGGGTCGGGTTGTCCGGTTCTCCTCAACACGGGAGGTCCGGTTGGAGGAACGCCGCAAGTTTGTTATCCTGCTTCGTCGCCGTACGTCGTCGCCGTTGGCGGAACGACGCTCGACACCACGGCGAGTGGACAAGAGCCGGGACCATATTACGGCGAGCACGTTTGGGTCGGAACTGGCGGTGGCTACAGCGCCTTCGAATCGGCCGGATACTGGCAAGAGAATGGAATCTGTGCCGCTTGCACCGCAGACGACATTCGAGGCGCGGCCGATATCTCGATGTGTGCCGACAACAACGGTTGTCCGATGTATGTCTTCGTTAGCGGAACGCCCGAAGGAGTCGGAGGAACGAGTCTTTCGTCGCCGATGTCGATGGGAATTTGGTCCCGCTTGGAGACGAACTTCAAGAACAAGCTCGGATTCGCTGCTCCGGTCTACTATGGCGTGTACGGATATTACGAACCGTGTCCGCTGGGATCGAAGGCGTGCATCCCCGCCGGCGAACCCGGCGACGACACGACGGCCCTTCCACCCGATACAACTGCTCCGATCGGTGGTTTCCACGATATCCTTTACGGTTCGAACGGAATCCCCAGCTCGGCGGCACCGGGATGGGACGAGCCCACGGGCCTTGGTTCCGTGGACTACTACGTGATGCAGCAGGACATCTCGAACTCGATCTTCTCCGGCAGCTAA
- a CDS encoding helix-turn-helix domain-containing protein: protein MDAATGADLASLLKKFRTQAGLSQQMLADRAQISAQAVSALERGSRKVPYQYTLDRISEALGLPVEARAELELSARRARGVRLEESVALPAHNLPRQLTSFFGREEVVRQIVAMLEQAPLVSIVGTGGAGKTRLAVAVGTALLNNFADGVWFVELAPLNDSAFVAQALATALRVQESPSRPLLDTLISYLARKRALVVFDNCEHVISGARTVAGSLLRECSNLTMVATSREALGVRGERVYRIPPLAVPPRGVPSPDEALQYGAIELFVDRMRAIDSRAALTRDNVEPIVEICRRLDGLPLALELAAARTAVLSPGQISQRLDRAFDVLAGDEAMALPRHQTMRAVIDWSYELLSPTARILFSRLAIFAGGFSLESATAVCGDESLPAVQALELLSSLVAQSLVTVDFERGAARYDLLEATRQYALEKLEGDEREQIAQHHALAFLQLAERLDRDWYTAAERPWFRDAEMEVDNFRTALRWSLAERKDVPLGRALAAALARVWYSIAPAEGRRWVRAAIDSCDESTPASIRARLCVADALLCGSLGEYKASLTAAEQGLQLNDELDELQRARAKQAAGRALGALGRADEGVKLLEEALAISQALENRRMQAMVLGDLGTARSRCGDIAQARHFYADALAYYEALNLERPAASIAGNLAEVEFAAGDAAAALRLAEEARAGHDAMQNRRSVGNDLCNITAYLIALNCFDDARAYAAQALSVLREVKQTVLTAYVLQHLAAIAALRAHLPNHNADSVRRRAAMLLGFVDAWLASLGAHREYTERQEYDRVIAELRTTFGERLETIMALGAEWTEDVAIAIAHEL from the coding sequence GTGGACGCGGCGACAGGCGCCGATCTCGCCAGCCTGCTCAAGAAATTTCGAACGCAGGCGGGCCTTTCACAGCAAATGCTTGCGGACCGCGCGCAGATCAGCGCGCAGGCGGTCTCGGCATTGGAGCGCGGCAGCCGCAAGGTGCCGTATCAGTACACGCTCGATCGGATTTCAGAAGCACTTGGACTCCCGGTAGAGGCGCGCGCCGAGCTCGAACTTTCGGCCAGGCGCGCGCGCGGAGTGCGGCTCGAAGAATCGGTCGCACTGCCGGCACACAATCTGCCGCGACAGCTCACCTCGTTCTTCGGCCGCGAAGAGGTCGTTCGCCAAATCGTTGCGATGCTGGAGCAGGCTCCGCTCGTCAGCATCGTTGGTACCGGCGGAGCGGGGAAGACACGCTTGGCGGTCGCGGTTGGAACGGCGCTTCTGAACAACTTTGCCGACGGAGTTTGGTTTGTCGAGCTCGCGCCGCTGAACGATTCGGCCTTCGTCGCTCAAGCGCTGGCGACCGCGCTTCGCGTGCAAGAATCGCCAAGCCGCCCCCTGCTGGACACGCTCATCTCCTACCTCGCGCGAAAGCGAGCCTTGGTGGTTTTCGACAATTGCGAACACGTCATTTCGGGCGCGCGCACAGTGGCCGGATCCCTCTTGCGCGAGTGTTCGAACCTCACAATGGTTGCGACCAGCCGCGAGGCGTTGGGCGTTAGAGGCGAGCGCGTGTACCGCATTCCGCCGCTCGCGGTCCCGCCCCGCGGAGTTCCAAGTCCCGACGAAGCGCTGCAATATGGGGCGATCGAACTTTTCGTCGATCGCATGCGCGCGATCGATTCGCGAGCGGCGCTGACGCGCGACAATGTCGAGCCAATCGTGGAAATCTGTCGGCGTCTCGACGGCTTGCCCCTGGCTCTCGAACTTGCGGCAGCGCGAACCGCCGTACTGTCGCCGGGTCAGATTTCCCAGCGGCTCGATCGCGCGTTCGACGTTCTCGCGGGAGACGAGGCGATGGCGCTTCCGCGCCATCAGACGATGCGCGCGGTGATCGACTGGAGCTACGAGTTGCTCTCGCCCACGGCACGCATCCTCTTCAGCCGTTTGGCAATTTTTGCCGGCGGATTCTCGCTAGAATCGGCGACCGCCGTCTGCGGCGACGAGAGCCTTCCTGCGGTGCAAGCACTCGAGTTGCTCTCCTCGCTCGTCGCGCAGTCGCTCGTTACGGTTGATTTCGAGCGCGGAGCGGCGCGCTACGATCTCCTCGAGGCAACGCGGCAATACGCTTTGGAGAAACTGGAAGGGGACGAACGCGAGCAGATCGCTCAACATCACGCTCTGGCATTCTTGCAACTGGCCGAGCGGCTTGATCGTGACTGGTATACGGCTGCCGAACGTCCCTGGTTTCGAGACGCCGAGATGGAGGTCGACAACTTTCGCACCGCGCTGCGATGGTCGCTTGCGGAGCGCAAGGATGTGCCGTTGGGTCGCGCGCTCGCTGCGGCACTGGCGCGTGTGTGGTATTCGATTGCGCCCGCCGAAGGCCGCCGATGGGTTCGGGCGGCGATCGATAGCTGTGACGAATCGACGCCGGCGAGCATTCGCGCACGACTCTGCGTCGCCGACGCGCTGCTTTGTGGCTCGCTCGGCGAGTACAAAGCCTCACTCACGGCGGCTGAACAAGGATTGCAACTCAACGATGAGCTAGACGAACTCCAACGCGCTCGCGCGAAACAGGCGGCGGGGAGGGCGCTCGGCGCGCTCGGCCGCGCCGACGAAGGCGTGAAGCTGCTCGAAGAGGCGCTCGCGATTTCGCAGGCGCTCGAGAACCGCCGGATGCAAGCGATGGTGTTGGGCGATCTCGGAACGGCGCGTTCGCGATGCGGCGACATTGCGCAAGCGAGGCACTTCTATGCCGACGCGCTGGCGTACTATGAGGCGCTGAACCTCGAGCGGCCGGCGGCATCGATTGCCGGAAACCTTGCCGAGGTGGAGTTCGCCGCGGGTGACGCGGCTGCGGCGCTGCGTCTCGCGGAAGAAGCTCGTGCAGGACACGACGCGATGCAGAACCGCCGTTCCGTGGGAAACGACCTCTGCAACATAACCGCATACCTCATCGCGCTCAACTGTTTCGATGACGCGCGAGCCTACGCTGCGCAAGCGCTTTCAGTCCTGCGCGAAGTCAAGCAGACCGTTCTCACGGCCTACGTGCTGCAGCACTTGGCCGCGATCGCGGCTTTGCGAGCCCATTTGCCAAACCACAACGCCGATAGCGTTCGTAGACGAGCGGCGATGCTGCTCGGATTCGTTGATGCGTGGCTGGCGTCGCTCGGAGCGCACCGAGAGTACACCGAGCGTCAAGAGTACGACCGCGTCATCGCCGAGCTCCGAACCACTTTCGGCGAGCGCCTCGAGACGATTATGGCACTCGGCGCCGAATGGACCGAAGACGTCGCCATTGCGATTGCGCACGAGTTGTGA
- a CDS encoding DUF1211 domain-containing protein, with amino-acid sequence MRRFSTQTNRVESFSDGVFAVIITIMVLELRPPLGTSLSALRETLPSIATYALSFVFIAIYWNNHHHMLRASRGIDGRAMWANFILLFWLSLVPFSTAWLGRNPMAIGPTAFYSIIFFLDAIAYTLLQRSLLAVNGADAPFARAVASDVKGTTSIVLYLIAIATSFVLPVVAYAILLVVAIMWIVPDRRFEPLINIE; translated from the coding sequence ATGCGCAGGTTTTCAACGCAAACCAACCGCGTCGAATCGTTCAGCGACGGCGTCTTCGCAGTGATCATCACAATCATGGTCTTGGAGCTCCGCCCGCCACTCGGAACCAGCTTGAGTGCATTGCGCGAGACGTTGCCTTCGATCGCCACGTATGCGCTCAGCTTCGTGTTCATCGCCATCTACTGGAACAACCACCATCACATGTTACGCGCGAGCCGAGGCATCGACGGGCGCGCAATGTGGGCGAATTTCATTTTGCTCTTCTGGCTGTCGTTAGTACCGTTCTCCACCGCCTGGCTCGGTCGAAATCCTATGGCGATCGGGCCCACGGCATTCTACAGCATCATCTTTTTCCTAGATGCGATTGCCTACACGCTGCTTCAGCGATCTCTGCTGGCTGTGAACGGCGCGGACGCGCCTTTTGCCAGAGCGGTCGCTTCCGACGTGAAGGGTACGACATCGATCGTGCTCTACTTGATCGCGATCGCGACGTCGTTTGTCCTTCCAGTGGTCGCCTATGCGATTTTACTCGTCGTGGCGATTATGTGGATAGTACCCGATCGTCGTTTCGAGCCACTCATCAACATCGAGTAG
- a CDS encoding glycosyl hydrolase: MARSSNYPTAFRRTGAKSFGLVAASLAVAALPAAAQSAAPSAQTVIAALHWRNVGPGIGGRSVAVDAVPGTPFTFYFGGVDGGVWRSTNYGLTWTNITDGQLNGSNSIGALAVAPSDPKTIYIGTGEADIRNTFITGDGVYKTTDAGKTWHYAGLRDTHTVAKIVIDPHDAKLIYAASMGHVYAKNAERGIFKSTDGGAHWSRVLYVDDATGACDLVMDSSHPKTLYAAMWQAYRTPYSLNSGGPGSGLYRTTDGGRHWTKISSNPGFATGTLGRIGVSVAASNPNVVYAIVQAKNGGIFRSEDRGAHWKLVNDSMEMRQRAFYYMAIYADPTDPNRIYVPNARFFVSKDGGKNFSLLRPPHGDNHVVWIDPHNPRIILEGNDGGATVSSDRGETWSSEHNQLTAQFYHVALDEAFPFNIYGAQQDEGSFEGPSASSGGTILTTDWRRTALGESTFIAPQPGNTNVDYGSGYFSIMMRHDAVTDEYNSVSPYPLYREGASSGELEDRLAWTHPIFFSPVNRRELLLGAQHVLSSTDYGQTWRKISPDLTRNDKNSEAASGGPIDNDASSAEVYPYISALAVSPLDGDELWAGSVDGLVHVSTDHGATWNAITPPELPQWAEITSIEPSHTDKRTAYLTASRYQYDDFHPFIYKTTDLGKSWTSLSSSLPSNQYLYTIRQDPNAPNLFFLTTKSTIFVSFDGAANWQPLTLNLPNVQVRDVAINTREGKLVIATHGRSMWVLDNLTLLEQLTRPAPAAANGAVLYAPERAWLTHAYGAPLFGGSPNASGNGENPAFGATVIFYVPRSYDGKTPVSLTFKDSAGNVVRSFALHAKSHAKPETPSERYHPTEDQARAYARLTGIAPGMNLFQWDLRYPDAAEVTGFEPSGSGGGLDDSLLGPQIVPGNYTVTLAYGGAQISQPFALALDPRSAATAQDLAARRDLGLKIHALQDELDRAVNAAVAARARVGATGAAAAQLDAAIGSVVDIVHPQADEGALLYESRLRNFIAYLNAEVDTGYVRPTAAEYAVFDRLSADAASAEARLKAAIVGAP, encoded by the coding sequence ATGGCACGATCTTCGAACTACCCGACGGCGTTTCGGCGAACGGGCGCTAAGAGCTTCGGCTTGGTCGCCGCATCCTTGGCGGTCGCCGCCCTACCGGCTGCCGCGCAAAGCGCGGCGCCGAGCGCTCAAACCGTCATCGCTGCGCTGCACTGGCGTAACGTCGGTCCCGGCATCGGGGGCCGGTCCGTGGCGGTCGATGCCGTGCCTGGAACTCCATTTACGTTCTATTTCGGCGGGGTCGACGGCGGGGTGTGGCGTTCGACGAACTATGGTCTGACGTGGACGAACATCACCGACGGCCAACTCAACGGTTCCAATAGCATCGGCGCGCTCGCTGTGGCGCCGTCGGATCCGAAGACGATCTATATCGGAACCGGCGAGGCCGATATCCGCAACACCTTCATCACCGGCGACGGTGTCTACAAGACGACCGACGCGGGCAAGACGTGGCACTATGCGGGCCTCAGGGACACGCACACGGTCGCCAAGATCGTGATCGATCCGCACGACGCGAAGCTTATCTACGCCGCGTCTATGGGCCACGTTTACGCGAAGAACGCCGAGCGTGGGATCTTCAAATCGACCGACGGGGGTGCGCACTGGAGTAGGGTGCTCTATGTCGATGACGCGACGGGCGCGTGCGACCTCGTCATGGATTCGTCCCATCCGAAAACGCTTTATGCTGCGATGTGGCAGGCCTACCGCACGCCCTATTCGCTCAACTCCGGCGGTCCCGGAAGCGGTCTCTATAGGACGACCGACGGCGGCCGGCACTGGACGAAGATCTCGAGCAATCCCGGTTTTGCGACCGGCACGCTCGGCCGCATCGGCGTCAGCGTTGCCGCAAGTAACCCGAACGTTGTCTATGCCATCGTGCAGGCAAAGAACGGCGGCATCTTCCGCTCGGAGGACCGCGGCGCGCATTGGAAGCTGGTCAACGACAGCATGGAGATGCGGCAGCGGGCGTTCTATTATATGGCGATCTACGCCGATCCGACCGATCCGAACAGAATTTACGTGCCCAACGCACGCTTCTTCGTCTCCAAGGACGGTGGCAAGAACTTTAGCCTCTTGCGTCCGCCGCATGGCGACAATCACGTCGTCTGGATCGATCCGCACAATCCCCGAATCATCCTCGAGGGCAACGACGGCGGCGCGACGGTCTCTTCGGATCGTGGAGAGACGTGGAGCAGCGAGCACAACCAGCTCACGGCGCAGTTCTATCACGTCGCGCTCGACGAAGCGTTTCCGTTCAACATCTACGGCGCGCAACAGGACGAAGGCTCGTTCGAAGGACCGAGCGCGTCATCGGGTGGCACGATTCTCACCACCGATTGGAGGCGGACCGCGCTGGGCGAGAGCACGTTCATCGCGCCGCAGCCGGGAAACACGAACGTCGACTACGGCAGCGGCTATTTCAGCATTATGATGAGGCACGATGCCGTCACCGACGAGTACAACAGCGTCAGTCCCTATCCGCTTTATCGCGAAGGCGCGAGTTCCGGCGAGTTGGAGGATCGACTCGCCTGGACTCACCCGATTTTCTTTTCGCCGGTCAATCGCAGAGAGTTGCTCCTGGGAGCGCAGCATGTGCTCAGCAGCACGGATTACGGCCAGACCTGGAGAAAGATTAGCCCCGATTTAACGCGCAACGACAAGAACAGCGAAGCCGCGAGCGGCGGCCCTATCGACAACGACGCATCGAGCGCGGAAGTGTATCCCTATATCTCAGCGCTCGCCGTCTCACCGCTCGACGGCGACGAGTTATGGGCAGGTTCGGTCGACGGCCTCGTCCATGTCAGTACCGATCACGGAGCGACCTGGAACGCGATTACGCCGCCGGAGCTCCCGCAATGGGCGGAGATCACCTCGATCGAGCCGTCACATACCGACAAGCGCACGGCGTATTTAACCGCCTCGCGCTATCAATATGACGACTTTCATCCGTTCATCTACAAAACGACGGACCTCGGAAAATCGTGGACGTCGCTCAGTAGCAGCCTTCCCTCCAACCAGTACCTCTATACGATCCGGCAGGATCCCAACGCACCGAATCTTTTCTTCCTCACGACAAAGAGCACCATCTTTGTGAGCTTCGACGGCGCCGCCAACTGGCAGCCGCTGACCCTCAATCTGCCAAACGTCCAGGTACGCGACGTCGCTATCAATACGCGCGAGGGAAAACTTGTCATTGCTACTCATGGCCGCTCGATGTGGGTTCTCGACAACCTTACGTTGCTCGAACAGCTCACCCGGCCGGCGCCGGCTGCTGCGAACGGCGCGGTGCTCTATGCGCCCGAGCGCGCGTGGCTCACGCACGCGTATGGCGCGCCGCTTTTTGGCGGTTCGCCCAACGCCTCGGGAAACGGGGAAAATCCGGCATTCGGGGCGACGGTCATCTTCTACGTGCCACGCTCGTACGATGGTAAAACACCGGTCTCGCTTACGTTCAAAGATAGTGCGGGCAACGTGGTGCGTTCTTTCGCGCTTCATGCAAAGAGTCACGCGAAGCCCGAAACGCCGAGCGAGCGCTATCATCCCACCGAAGACCAGGCACGCGCATACGCGCGGCTAACCGGAATCGCGCCTGGAATGAATCTCTTCCAGTGGGATCTGCGTTATCCCGACGCGGCCGAGGTGACGGGCTTCGAACCGTCGGGGTCCGGCGGCGGCCTCGATGATTCGCTCTTGGGCCCGCAGATCGTGCCTGGTAACTACACCGTTACGCTCGCGTACGGCGGCGCGCAAATCTCGCAACCGTTTGCGCTCGCACTCGATCCGCGCAGTGCCGCGACGGCGCAGGATCTCGCGGCGAGGCGCGATCTCGGCTTGAAGATCCATGCGCTGCAAGACGAGCTCGATCGCGCGGTTAATGCCGCCGTTGCGGCGCGCGCACGGGTTGGAGCAACCGGCGCAGCTGCCGCGCAGCTCGACGCCGCGATCGGCAGCGTCGTCGACATCGTCCATCCCCAGGCCGACGAGGGCGCCTTGCTCTACGAATCTCGATTGCGCAACTTCATTGCCTACCTCAACGCGGAGGTCGATACGGGCTACGTCCG